In a genomic window of Anaerolineae bacterium:
- a CDS encoding aminopeptidase P family protein, translating to MSFPTYAKGQYQVSFEERIDFHRLRRERIARTLEAMRAEGVDALLLWKDENVRYLSDLRAIMIQYRSTTTYGVLLFADGHLTLFASGGEVARAREVMLWIQDLVAIPILDERGLVETVLHTEIIPRLADKGILRGRIGVDGMTYPQMRAYQSALAGAELVDGETLMQRVRRIKTVDEVAILQEAVAVADAVTQAAIDAVRPGVRECEIAGEAMKVLFSLGGEFAHLASPFVASGERMSPPTRFATDKLVRHGDLVFIDIGACWNGYFGDVGRAVICGQPSAMQKKIYQTVYEALQAGIEKMRPGNTNEDVARAIRSTAAKHGLQDHFINLFIGHGIGISPNEPPYIGEQTPGAEEVVLEPGMVFAVEPLIWVPGVRGGGGVRLEETILITEGEAMVMSRAPFDERLLT from the coding sequence ATGAGCTTTCCAACCTACGCGAAGGGACAGTACCAGGTCAGTTTCGAGGAGCGCATTGATTTCCACCGCCTGCGCCGCGAGCGCATCGCGCGCACGCTCGAGGCCATGCGCGCTGAGGGGGTGGACGCGCTCCTGCTCTGGAAGGACGAGAATGTGCGCTATCTTTCGGATTTGCGCGCCATCATGATCCAGTACCGCTCCACGACGACATACGGCGTTCTCCTCTTTGCGGATGGGCACTTGACGCTCTTTGCCTCCGGTGGGGAGGTGGCCCGGGCGCGGGAGGTCATGCTATGGATTCAGGACCTGGTCGCCATCCCCATCCTGGACGAGAGGGGATTGGTGGAGACTGTGCTCCACACCGAAATCATCCCGCGTTTAGCGGATAAAGGAATATTGCGAGGCCGCATCGGGGTGGACGGCATGACCTATCCCCAGATGCGCGCCTATCAGAGCGCGCTGGCCGGCGCGGAGCTGGTGGACGGCGAGACCCTGATGCAGAGGGTGCGCCGCATCAAGACCGTGGACGAGGTCGCCATTTTACAAGAGGCGGTGGCGGTGGCCGATGCGGTGACCCAGGCGGCGATCGATGCCGTGCGGCCGGGCGTGCGCGAGTGTGAGATCGCCGGCGAGGCTATGAAGGTGCTCTTCTCGCTGGGCGGCGAATTTGCCCATTTGGCCAGCCCCTTCGTCGCCTCCGGCGAGCGCATGTCGCCGCCCACGCGCTTTGCCACGGATAAACTGGTGCGCCACGGCGATCTGGTGTTCATTGACATCGGCGCCTGCTGGAACGGCTATTTCGGCGATGTCGGCCGGGCCGTGATCTGCGGCCAGCCCTCGGCCATGCAGAAGAAAATTTACCAGACGGTGTATGAGGCACTGCAGGCCGGCATCGAGAAGATGCGGCCGGGCAACACCAACGAGGATGTGGCACGCGCCATCCGCTCCACGGCGGCCAAGCACGGCCTGCAGGATCATTTCATCAACCTGTTCATTGGCCACGGCATCGGTATCAGTCCCAACGAACCCCCCTATATCGGAGAGCAGACCCCCGGGGCGGAGGAGGTGGTGCTGGAACCGGGCATGGTCTTCGCTGTGGAACCCCTGATCTGGGTGCCGGGCGTGCGCGGCGGCGGAGGTGTGCGGCTGGAGGAGACCATCCTCATCACCGAGGGGGAAGCGATGGTGATGTCGCGCGCCCCCTTCGACGAGCGGCTTTTGACATAA